DNA sequence from the Blastomonas fulva genome:
CGAGCCCCAGCACCGCATCCATCGCCTCGATCGCTGCGAGCCGCTGGCCCGCATCGATCTTCTTTTGCGCCAGAGCCTCGTCCAGCACGGTCAGCGCCTTGGCGGTGTTGAGATCGTCTGACACCGCAGCATCGAAATCTCCCAGCAGCTGCAACAGTCGCGGGTGATCAACGCTCTGCGCCGCGCTCGCGCCGGAGCGCAATGCCGCCACTGCCATCACCAGCCGCTTCAGCCGCGTCAGCGCCGCGAGCAGATTGTCCCAGCTGAACTCGAGCTCGCTGCGATAGTGCGCCTGCAGGCACATCAGCCGATAGGCGAGCGGGTGAAACCCCTTGTCGATGAGCAGCTGCAGCCGGAGGAACTCACCGCTCGATTTCGACATCTTGCCGGTGCGGTCGATCAGGAAGTTGTTGTGCATCCAGATCTTGGCGCCAGAGTTTCGCGGATCATCCAGGCCGTTCGTGCAGCAGAATGCCTGATTCTGGGCGATTTCATTGGGATGATGAATCTCGCGGTGGTCGATGCCGCCTGTATGGATGTCGAAGGGGAAGCCGAGCAGCTTTTCTCCCATCACCGAGCACTCCAGGTGCCAGCCTGGCGCGCCCCGACCCCAAGGCGAATCCCATTCCATCTGCCTTGTCTCTCCGGGCGGAGTCTTGCGCCAGATCGCGAAGTCGGCGGGGTTGCGCTTGCCTTCCACGCTCTCGATCCGGCCCTCACCGTCCTCGGTCACCGCGCGCGCCAGGCGGCCATAATCGGCCACGGTCGACACATCGAAATAGAGCCCGCTGTCCAGCTCATAGCAGTGCTTGTCGGCCATCGACTTGCCCCACTCGATCATCGCCCCGACATATTCGGTCGCGCGCGGGTGCTGCTTGGGCTGGACATTCAGGCGAGCCAGATCGCGCTCGAAATCCTCCTGATAGAAGCGCGCAATATCCCACGCAGACTTGCCCTCGCGCGCAGCCATGCGTTCCATCTTGTCCTCGCCCTCGTCGGCGTCGGACGTCAGATGGCCAACATCGGTGATGTTGATGACATGGGTGAGCTTGTAGCCCTTCCACTGCAACGTGCGTCCCAGCGTATCGGCAAAGACATAGGCCCGCATGTTGCCGATATGCTGGTAATTGTAGACCGTCGGCCCGCAGCTGTAGACGCGAGCCTCGCCGACATGAACGGGCGTGAAGGGCTCGACCGCGCGCGTCAGGCTGTTGAACAGCATCAGCGGTGCGGCTTGGGGATCGGATGCAGGCTGGGTCATGATGCGGCAACCCTTGCCTGCAAACCGCGCGGGCC
Encoded proteins:
- the cysS gene encoding cysteine--tRNA ligase codes for the protein MTQPASDPQAAPLMLFNSLTRAVEPFTPVHVGEARVYSCGPTVYNYQHIGNMRAYVFADTLGRTLQWKGYKLTHVINITDVGHLTSDADEGEDKMERMAAREGKSAWDIARFYQEDFERDLARLNVQPKQHPRATEYVGAMIEWGKSMADKHCYELDSGLYFDVSTVADYGRLARAVTEDGEGRIESVEGKRNPADFAIWRKTPPGETRQMEWDSPWGRGAPGWHLECSVMGEKLLGFPFDIHTGGIDHREIHHPNEIAQNQAFCCTNGLDDPRNSGAKIWMHNNFLIDRTGKMSKSSGEFLRLQLLIDKGFHPLAYRLMCLQAHYRSELEFSWDNLLAALTRLKRLVMAVAALRSGASAAQSVDHPRLLQLLGDFDAAVSDDLNTAKALTVLDEALAQKKIDAGQRLAAIEAMDAVLGLDLMALERSALRLRPVAIEIDEARIEHMLKLRKDARADKNFAASDAIRDDLTAAGVEVMDGDPLGWEWRIEV